TTTTAATATACGTAAGTGTTTAAACTTAAACCCTACAACTAGGCATTTCTAAGACGAGTTTTAATGGGTCAAAGTTCAAGCGGAAAAGATTGCAATGAAAATCAATAGAGGCCTCATATGCTGGGCCTGTGGGATTACTTGTTACAGTAATAATAGGCAAGAATGGGGTTTTATTCAATGGGACTCACACAGTGGCCCTTTGATCCAACAGGTTCTAATTGTGTGGATTTCACACAGGAACCTCACAAATTCTAACTCTATGAACGAATGCTTCTGTTCTTTATTCTCTTTAATGTTTCTTGATCATCCTAATGAATGCATCTGTCTTAGTTGCCTCAAATGTTGATTCTGGGAATGTTCCACGCTGTCGCACTCTTTAGCAAAGACTCAAAGTTATGTTATTATGGGAAAAGGCGGCAACCACCGAGCCAGTGCCTGCATCTTGCAAGGCAAGCCATTCACGCCTATTTTCCTATACTTCTACTGAAGCCGTGGAAGTGTCTACGTAATTCCGTTATGAAAACTCCAGCTGGGTCTATTCTCCCCATCCCCATGCAGTGACAGATCAAACACACTTGGTTTAAAAAAGCTTTATTTTGCATATCGCTTCCTTATTTTTTACAAAAAACTTGGTATCTGTGTTCTTTGATCCCTGAGCCTTTGTTTGCCTCTATTTATCCTCCTCTAAACCAGTCATGACCTTGTCCATCTCATCAAATTCCAGATTAATTTACTTAGTACATGATCTCTTGAAAAGATATGGGAAAATACACACAAATTAAGCACTGTAATCTTTTAAAATGAATTCTTCCCATACAATGTGTTCTAATATAGTTGAATTAAGGAACTTACACGTTTATTGTTAATTTTTGAAAATCAACAGTTTTACTTACATCTGCTAATTCTTCCACTGATGCCTCCTTTGACTTTTCCATCTGGATGAGAAAATATTTTTTGATGTTTAACTCAGTGAACAAGAGTGACCCTCTATAATTGTGTTTGTGTTTAGAGCATGGACACATTCGGGTTTTGCAATTTACTGCAAAACTCTGACAGACACACAGGCTGGTAAATGCTAATTGTAAAATGACATCACCTAGAACCAGAATGTCATGCATTTGGCTGGCTTATTTTATCAGCAGTGCTGAATAAACTCATGTTTTGCATTTGACTTCAATTCAAACTATCTTTTATCAAATGGTGTAAGTGCTCCACAGGAGTCAAGCATCAGAACCCTCTTCCTCTGAACCCAACACTACAATCTAGTCTATTTCAACACGATTGGATTCAGGACTTAACTATCACTGTCAATCCTGCTTAATAGGAATATTATTAGATAAAGTCCCAGTTTATACTCACACTTGAAGTATTTTCCTGTGATACTTCTTTTGATTCGGTACTGGCCTGTAAGAAAATATTAATAACAACATATCAGACAATGTATGGCCTTAGGCACTTTGTAAATTAACTTAAATTCAGCACTATGCAAAATATTTAATTAATAAATTACAAGTTATTGCTAATTTTGACAGGTTATATTTGTTTTTCAATCACACAGTATTGCAGAAAAGAGCTAACCCACCTAGCCCTCTAGCTATCCTACCTCTCCTTCTGCTATCTGGCAATAATTCCTGCAGCACTCTTCTGGTAGGGTTGTGTATCAATTGATAAACTAATAATAGCAACAGTTACACGAATTGAGTTGCAGTGTTTAAAAATCTGGGAGGACTGGTGATTATTATCTATTGCCGGTTACAATAGAGCTACCTCAGAACTAGCCTACTATTGATGTTCAGTTCACTAGAATCTTAAGAGAGGGAGGAAACAGTCGCCTCGTTGGGGCACATTCAATAGTCTTTTAATAACAGTTGGAAACCCTCCACAGAAGCAGATAATCAGAATCCCCATCTAAATAGACTGTTATTTCACCAGTTGAATCCATACATTTACAgaaagaaaatatttttttttgcacttttcttgcttagtgggggtttttttattcacaaaaatttcaatccttaagataatttttttttgaggcattgtttaAGTGTTATTACTTTgatgtacctgtgttatttttgaataataataataaaggtttgaaaagaaaaagaaaatcattCAAATAATTATGAATTAATACTCACCTTTGATGTTTCCTCCACTGACTTCTCTTTTGATTTGGTTTTGTCCTGTGTTAAAATATAAATTTTAGGTGATTAACAAAGTAGACTAAGAAACATTCAATAAGCAATCTCATATGTTAGAAATTCCATTGCCCTGAATTAAATACAGTAACTGAAGTTACCTCAATACTGGTTTCACTTGATTCTGTTGAGTCACTCTCGCTGTCAACTGTCTTCAGGCCGTCACACTCCACTTCAATGTCAGCTACCTTATCggcaaaaaattccacatggCTTTTGCAAACACCATTCTCCTGTGAAAAGAAGATCAAATTTCTTATTTTTCATCACTATGAGCTGACACAAAGTATTCTAACTCTTTACACAAGGGAGTAGCAAAACAGCTCAGGACTTACAGCCGTAGATTCGGGACGGAATCGACAGCTGGGATAATCGAATTCCAGCCCGGAATTTTTGGAGCAAACTGTTTCTTTGACGGAGAACGTCAGATCCACATTGTACGACAACTTGCCTGTGCGATAagtctggttaaaaaaaatacaaggcGTCATTGCATTGTGATAGAAGTATTCATACTTTGGACAGGTAAAAATGAGATCAAGACAAATCTTTAGTTTCCAGTGATTCCAGTGGGACACCGAGATCATCAAAATATTTAAATTATCAAAGCAAATGAAAGGTTCCTGTAACCATTGCAGAGATGGTCAATGCATCGGAACCTTTAACtatgaaagaaaataaagaaacaacaGCTAATAGAATTCGGAAATAATTCAAGGGAAAATAAACCATTAATCGCAAATTTGCTTATATTTTCAAAACTCATCTGCGTTTTTTTCTGCTATTCAGATGTTCTAAGTCATAGGTTGATTTGGAATTCACATTCCTGAGCCGATCATCACCCAATCACAAGCATGCTTGATTTGAGATTCAGCTCAATTTTAACCACTGACGTCTGATAAAATACTTAAACGTTATTGAAATCAATGAATAAGCCTGCATGTTCCGGGACACACTTACATTTGCCACGCCTCTCCTGGTGATACCACAGAGGTTGGTGATCTCGGAGATTTCATTCAGCTTTATAACTGAGGCTCTCAGAGCTTCCTTAGTGTTTGGCATTcctgcagagagagggagagagaaaatgaaaGTCGTACAAGACATTCCAATAAACTTCAGTGAACTCTTCTCGCATTTCGCTCTCTGAGGTGCAGTTCCCCAGTACCTACCCAAGCAGTGGAGGATCTGTACAGCAACGAGGGCGAGCGGGTAGGATTTCATTCTGCCTCGTGTGGGATCAGCCGGCTGGTCTCTCAGTGAAGGAAATGCTTCTCTCTCTTTCGATTGCCTTCACCACGCTACCTTTGGTCTTTATATCCTGCACCCCCACCACATTTAAACACTGACTCGTGTTTGCTCAGCTCGCTGACCGTGGAGACCGGAACCAGATGAAAGGTGGGTTCTAATTATGGGCAGAGCTTCCTCCCGGTATCGTCATCATGTTTAGATTTGGTGGGAAACCGGGTGAGATGAGGTTTCATTCCTCGGAAGACGACATCATTACCTGATAACTCTAAACCCTTGGAGTAAGATCATGGAAAATTTCAATGATTCACTACTCAGGTgatgaaatttcttctcatcttggTCCTGCATGGCCAAAacttattctgaaactgtgacCTCCAGTTCTGCACACTTGAGGTGGTCCAAATAttaactctgtatctaacctgttgAGACCTATAGGGTTCACAATGATTCCTTCctttcttctaagctccaaagtGTGTAGGCATAACCGCTCCTCAGACTCCAAGCTTGCCATCCAAGGAATGAATATTGTGAAACTTCCCTGCTTTCCCCcatcttaatttattttttagAATTTCATTCTCTGCACTAACTGCAATCAATACATAATCAACTGCCAGTTCCATATATTTTCTTATGTTGTGTCAATATCTGTTTTGTCCTTAGACAATGCATCAGTGAAATGCTGGGTAGACTATTATGCAGGACCAAGCCCCTCAAAGACAAAAAGACCCTGGAGTGTGGTCCTTTCCCACAGAACCTTTGCAGCAGTTGTACTGAGCTTTAGCATGCACTCTTGCAGCCCGGAGATTACTATCTGGCAGCCTTCATGTATGGATGTCTCAGTCCCCTGGAAAATCATTAAGCTTTGGGCAGACTGAAGTATGTCCTTCATCAGACTGATGACCTTCCAATATCAGTTGATGTTTGTCTTGATCTGTGTCCCTGGTGCAGCCCATAGATCATAGGGTCCTGAATTACATGTTACTCAGGGTGAAACTCTGATTGTATGAGGGATAAGAAACCAACAATGCTGTCCATGTAGAGGGAGGTCCTATAACACAAATATATTCTTCTTTACAGAAGGAGTCCAAATCTGCTTACAGTATTCCAGGTGTGATCTGTATAAAACATTACAATTTATTTGCATACAATATTTCAGATGTGATCTGCATACAATATTCCAGATTTTATTTTGCATACCGTGTTCTCGATGTAATCCTGATTTTTATTGCATCTTTATTCCTCCCTAGTGTCTGTTTCCCCAAAGTTGGGATGTCTAAAACTAAAAGACATGAGTTTTAAGTTCTTAAGCAGCAAGGATGTCAGAAGTTTTGGGGAGAAGccagaagaatgaggttgagaaggataataaatcagacatgatggtatagtggagcagacttggtgggccaaatatcctaattctgctgctttgtcttatggttatATGGGAAGAGGAAGTTTAAAGGGGATCAGAAGACATACATTTTTCACAAAAATGATGACTGGTATCTGAGAGGTGGTGAAGGCAGAaacagtaacaacatttaagaggtatcTAAAATGGCACATGAATGAGCAGATCATAGAGGGATATGAAATTAATATAGTCAAGTGTGATTAGTATAGATAGGCATGATGGTCAACATAGACAgagtggcaacacacacaaagtgctggtggaatacagcaggccaggcagcatctataggaagaagcactgtcgacattttggaccgagacccttcgtcaggactaactgaaggaaaagatagtaagatcagcatctgcagatttcctcatgattgACAGAGGGGGCTGTGTTAGGGCATATTTTGGAGTTAGGGTAAATAACAAATAATTAAGTTCAATAGTAGCCATTCTTCAGATTGCAGATTAAATataaaatgcagccctgaacaataGTTTCCTGGAGCTGTGGACTCCAGTTGATTGAAAACCAGATAAtgttgattaacattcattttgggtgtctggagtgtgggtgtgaagaagttGTGTGAAAATCAGATGTAATTCGCAGGAAGCATTGTAGCTATAGACTTGTCCTGCtgctacctttgatctttagcatataaaatgtcaggAATAGACTTCTTCCTCCAAGAGTGTTTCATATTGATGAAGAAAACACTTCTGTGTCCACTAGCTTCCGTGTCTATCTGGTAACTTTGTTCATGGTACTACAGGCTGAGTGACCTGTTTCTATTGTACATACCATAACTCAATGATTCAATGGCTTTATAATTCTTCCTCTATTCCTCTTTATTCTACCTGTTCCTATCTTTAGCTAAATTCCTGGGTGATCAGTTGTTCTTCCCATTATCACTTGTATAATTACAGTGCAAACCACATTTAGAGCAAAGTATACAATATAAAGCCTAACATGGAATCAGTGTCCCCAAATATTTTGCCCAGTTGGCCAAGTAAGGTGCAGGAACTCCTGGAGATTGTGGAATTAGTGACTGATATCATTCCATTGGCCAGATTATTTGTTCTGCTTTGCACAGGGTTTCACTCAGATATTGAAAAATAATCACCAGCTCCACTTCCATTTAAGTTAATGGGTAAACTGAGTTAGAATTCTTAATTTTGCATTTGAAAGCAATCAATGGAAACACCTGATCCACAGAGGTCTACCATCAACCATATTCCTGTGTTAATGGTTTATAAATCTCATTTGCTTTGGATCTCTCAGTGCTCTTGGCAGAGTAATGTTTAATCATTAGTTTAGGGGAGTTTAACATCATGAATCACAGTTCAGCTGAGATTGTAAGCTTTCTGACTGAGCTAGCTTCTGAAAAGACACCATTGTGGTGACGCACTTCAAATACCAACACCTCTCTCCTGGAAGCAGAAGCCATGTAACCCCATATGCGTAGGTGCTCCTTAGAGAGGGTTGTTTTGGAACAGGGCAGTATTGATGATCAAGGAGAAGTCCAAAACTTGTATTTCCTGCTTTTGCAATTGCATGGGGCTGTGTGGTGACCCAAAGTTTTATGTGGGAGTAGAAGGGGGAGTATGAAGATattaaccatagaacactacagcacagtacaggcccttcagccctccatgttgtgctgacccatataatccttaaaaaattctaaacccacactaccccataaccctccatttttctttcatccatgtgcctgtccaagaggctcttaaatgcccctaatgttttagcctccaccaccatccttggcaagtcattccaggcactcacaaccctctgtgtaaaaaaaaaaaaaacttacccctgatgtcttccctaaacttccctcccttaattttgtacatatgccctctggtgtttgctattggtgccctgggaaacaggtactgactatccaccctatctatgcctctcataatcttgtagacctctatcaagtcccctctcattcttctatgctccaaagagaaaagacccagctctgctaaccttgcttcatattaCTTGTTCtacaaaccaggcaacatcctggtaaatctcctctgcacactctccatagcttccatatccttcctataatgaggtgaccagaattgaacacaatactgtaagtgcggtctcaccagagatttgtagagttgcaacatgacctttgtactcttgaattcaatccccctgTTAGTGAAgactagcatcccataggccttcttaactaccctatcaacctgtgcagcgaccttgagggatgtatggatttgaaccccaaggtccctttgttcatccacactcctaAGTAAATGACCATTAATCctatactcagtcttctggtttgtccttccaaaatgcgtcacctcacacttgtccggattgaactccatctgccatttttctgcccaactctgcagcctgtctatatcctcttgtaaccttcaaccacctacagctccatccataaTTCCtctaatcttcgtgtcatctgcaaacttactcacccatccttccgcctctacatccaggtcattaataaaaatcacaaatagcagggtcccaggacagatccttgtggcactccTCTAGTCACCAAcccccaggcagaatactttccttccacaactaccctctgctttcttcctttaagccaatttttgatccaaacagccaaggttccacttatcccatgcctcatgactttctggatgagtctctcatgagggaccttgtcaaatgcctttctaaagtccatgtagaccacatccactgccctccccttatcaatttattttgttacctctAAGAGGATGAAAAGAACTTAAAACTTTGTATGAGTTCAACAAGGTGAAGATAAACAACTATCAATTTTTGCAGAAACTCTGAATATGCTATAATTGAAAATCAATGACCTTCAAATACCGTATGGTGGATTTTCCAATGAATAACATAGAAGTGATAAGGTTTGAATCATCTCCTCACATCTCATCATATTCAAAGCAATCTCATCTTGAAACTACTGGAAACTTTTGGTCTTCTATTCCACCTGGAAATTTCATTTGAATTAACCATTTCCTTTGTAAATCTTTTCAacattgactgcagtttacatttAATCTTCAGAGTGATGACTATTAAGCCTTTGGAAAGTACCAAATTAGTCAACGCAGATTATGTTTGATTGGTGGTTGGTGTGGGGGTTGATGAGTGAATGAAATGATTGCACAAGGGGCAGAATATGGGAGGAGGAACTGAGATGTAATAACTTCAATGTGCTGTCCAGCAAAGGTTAAAGAGCAAGGTCAGGTACAAAGTCAACCTTCAGGCTGCAACTTTGGAAGATTTTCATTAATTGGTCTGATTTCTTTTACTTAAACCAGAATTTGGGAAAGGGCATTGAAGTAATCACATTAGGAACATAATGGG
The Hemitrygon akajei chromosome 5, sHemAka1.3, whole genome shotgun sequence DNA segment above includes these coding regions:
- the LOC140728261 gene encoding secreted phosphoprotein 24-like, whose product is MKSYPLALVAVQILHCLGMPNTKEALRASVIKLNEISEITNLCGITRRGVANTYRTGKLSYNVDLTFSVKETVCSKNSGLEFDYPSCRFRPESTAENGVCKSHVEFFADKVADIEVECDGLKTVDSESDSTESSETSIEDKTKSKEKSVEETSKASTESKEVSQENTSSMEKSKEASVEELADVKSKSKETSLEEPSDMRSKSTELSHEESSNEQDENSRARH